AAATCACAAATATCATATGCAAAATTTTTCGAAATTTATATTGATCTCAACCCACCTTACTCTACTTCTGTTCATACTAAAAAAGGTTTATTCAGCGAAATTATAGATGAAGCATTAACCGCGGGTAACATTCCGCATCATTTCTTACTCAAGGGAGACAGAATCAAAAATTATAATATCCATAACGAAAATAGATTACTTTTATTTTATTACTTCAGAACACCGGAAAGAGAAAATAATTATAACTGGATAATCCCACTTTTTGATGACTACACGTGTCTCTTTAATCTTAGGACCTCAAAAGAAATAAGCAGTATAAATGCCCTCAAAGGACTTTCTCGAATAGGTACTATTAATGGCGGTGCTGGCGAAAGTATTTTAAAATCATTCGGACTGGAAGGGCAGATATATTACTGTCGGGATGAAGATAGCTGTATTGATAGACTAAGGAAGAATGAAGTTGATGCCTGGATAACTCAAAAAATAAAGGCAAATTACTTTCTAAAAAAGTATAAAATTCAAAGCGAACTCAATAATTATTTCCAAATTTATGACAGTCAGGGATGGTTAGCAAGCTCATTAAATTTAACTCAAACTGATATTGATCTTCTTCGAAAGACTCTTCGTAAATTTATGGCTACATCGAAATTTTTAGCAATTTTAAAAAAATATGACGCAATTATGACTTCCAACAGTGATGAATTCAAAGATATCTATCAATAGAGATGCTGCCCGATAATTTTTGAAATCTTTTGTTTCCAAATCCTTTTATTTTATGTTACCTGCAATTCCACGGTAAAAGAGAATACCCTTCTCATGGCTTCCCTCCTTTTGGAAAAAAATAGGAGTATTTATATGATGATAAGCCCAACAGGCGCATATATTTCTGTCAAAAATTTATCAAAAAAACATGGCAATTTAGAAGTTTTACGTAACGTAAACTTAGAAGTGACGCCAGGAGAACTTACTGTTTTAATTGGGCCTTCTGGATGCGGGAAGTCTACACTATTACGTTGTCTAAACGGTTTAGAAACCTTAGATTCTGGGGAAATCATCATAAACGGAGTTGTATTAGAGAAAAACTCTACATCAACTCAATCGCAAAAAGATTTTGATAAAAAAGCACGCGCCATTAGAGAAAATGTTGGTATGGTATTTCAGAGTTTTAACCTTTTTCCTCACCTAACTCTCTTAGAAAATATAACAAAGGCACCAATAGTTGTAAAAAAAATGGATAAAAAACTAGCTAAGGAAAAAGCTAAAGAACTGCTAGCTAAAGTTGGTTTATATTCGCACGCAGACCACTATCCTTGTCAGCTTTCAGGTGGTCAACAGCAAAGAGCAGCAATAGCTCGTGCACTTGCTATGTCACCTAAAGCAATATTGTATGATGAACCTACATCTGCATTAGATCCAGGTCTAGTGCATGAAGTGTTGCAAGTTATGCGCACACTAGATGATGAAGGAATGACTCAAATTGTTGTTACGCATGAAATGAGATTTGCTAAAGATGTAGCAGATCATATCGTACATATTCAAGAAGGTAAAATAGTTGAAATGGGAACTCCAGAACAAATTTTTACCTCACCAGTTGATGAAAGAACACGTCATTTTTTAAGAAACTTTAACTGAGTAGGACTGGAGAAAATTATATAATGAACGGAATTCGTTACTTTTTTGTTTCTTTAATCTGTTTAATTTTTATAACTAATTCCTTTGGAAAAGAAGATAAAAAAGTTTTACGATGGGGTAGTGATGCAAATAGTGGTGCTCCATACGTCTTTCGTGATGCAAATAATCCTAATAAAATTATTGGTGTAGATGCTGACATAATCGAAGCTATAGCTAAACAACTCGATATGAAAGCAGAATTTGTTCAAAATCAATGGGATGGACTTATCCCAGGTTTGATAGCAGGAAATTACGATGTTGTTATTGATGGATTAGAAATTATTGAGGAAAGAAAACAATCAGTAAGTTTTTCTGACCCTTATTACATTACATCAGAGCAAATAGTCGTAAATAAACAAAATTACGAAATCCATAAGTTATCTGATCTCAGAGGTAAAAGAGTCGCTACTCTCCCAGCTTCACTGGCTTATCGTATTCTTGAAGATGTTGGCGATGTACAAATCAAAATATATGACGAAGAAGTAAACGCCTATGCAGATTTAGCTGCTGGAGATCGTCTTGATGCTGTTCTCCTAGATCTACCAATTGCGCAATACTATGCTAAACATAATCCAAAACTTAAATTTGTTGGCCCGCCTGTTGGAAGAATGGAGTATGGGGTTGCCTTTCGAAAAGAAGATAAAGAATTAAGAAAAAAGGTAAATAAGGCAATAGACGAACTGATTAAAAATGGGACTTTGCAAGCAATATTAGAAAATTGGAATTTATGGAATAAAGCCACTGCAGAAGCTTGGGGCTTATCAAGTGAATACAAAGCCGAACCTATTGCCTACCAAGAATATTTGAAACATATTGGCCTAGAAAGAACATGGACAGATAAAATAAAACAATACATTAGTTTCTTACCTTTACTTGGTAAAGGTGCGATAATGACATTACAAATATCAATCCTTGCAATGTTCCTTGCAGTTACTTTAGGTCTTTTTATTGCATTGGTAAGACTATATGCTCCACCATTTTTTTCCAAATTAGCTCTAACATATGTTGAAATTATTCGCGGAACACCATTACTGATACAATTGTATATCATCTTTTATGGCCTTCCACATATTGGGATAAAATTAAGCCCTTTCTTCGCTGCCGTTTTAGGTCTAGGATTAAATTATGCTGCAAATGAAGCTGAAAATTACCGCGCAGGAATGACTTCCATTCCGCATAGCCAACAAGATGCTGCGTATGCATTAGGGATGTCTAGAATGGAATCTCTTCGCCATATTATTAT
This is a stretch of genomic DNA from Pigmentibacter ruber. It encodes these proteins:
- a CDS encoding substrate-binding periplasmic protein codes for the protein MKISLKFFSLFHFNFILFFFLLIKSQISYAKFFEIYIDLNPPYSTSVHTKKGLFSEIIDEALTAGNIPHHFLLKGDRIKNYNIHNENRLLLFYYFRTPERENNYNWIIPLFDDYTCLFNLRTSKEISSINALKGLSRIGTINGGAGESILKSFGLEGQIYYCRDEDSCIDRLRKNEVDAWITQKIKANYFLKKYKIQSELNNYFQIYDSQGWLASSLNLTQTDIDLLRKTLRKFMATSKFLAILKKYDAIMTSNSDEFKDIYQ
- a CDS encoding amino acid ABC transporter ATP-binding protein codes for the protein MMISPTGAYISVKNLSKKHGNLEVLRNVNLEVTPGELTVLIGPSGCGKSTLLRCLNGLETLDSGEIIINGVVLEKNSTSTQSQKDFDKKARAIRENVGMVFQSFNLFPHLTLLENITKAPIVVKKMDKKLAKEKAKELLAKVGLYSHADHYPCQLSGGQQQRAAIARALAMSPKAILYDEPTSALDPGLVHEVLQVMRTLDDEGMTQIVVTHEMRFAKDVADHIVHIQEGKIVEMGTPEQIFTSPVDERTRHFLRNFN
- a CDS encoding ABC transporter substrate-binding protein/permease; its protein translation is MNGIRYFFVSLICLIFITNSFGKEDKKVLRWGSDANSGAPYVFRDANNPNKIIGVDADIIEAIAKQLDMKAEFVQNQWDGLIPGLIAGNYDVVIDGLEIIEERKQSVSFSDPYYITSEQIVVNKQNYEIHKLSDLRGKRVATLPASLAYRILEDVGDVQIKIYDEEVNAYADLAAGDRLDAVLLDLPIAQYYAKHNPKLKFVGPPVGRMEYGVAFRKEDKELRKKVNKAIDELIKNGTLQAILENWNLWNKATAEAWGLSSEYKAEPIAYQEYLKHIGLERTWTDKIKQYISFLPLLGKGAIMTLQISILAMFLAVTLGLFIALVRLYAPPFFSKLALTYVEIIRGTPLLIQLYIIFYGLPHIGIKLSPFFAAVLGLGLNYAANEAENYRAGMTSIPHSQQDAAYALGMSRMESLRHIIIPQAVRVVIPPVTNDFIALIKDSSLVSVITLIELTTIYSQLASTYFDYLGVGLLAALVYFLIGLPFARLSRYAERHFAVNSKKKFNKNFDNQAEETN